In a single window of the Tellurirhabdus bombi genome:
- a CDS encoding DUF6371 domain-containing protein yields MTATSFRYHLPKKAIKSDCPDCGPKHRKTLSRYIDSLTGEPLPDIYGRCDRESNCGYHLNPYHKGPSGLSYHDEMKNRERQEPIPKDWFRTAARQKHNGETKQRIITNLIRLQHATPEQAERVANFLFDGPVASSSGPTPPAGPTPVFTIPDELLKQSLGHYERNQFAILLRRHFGTNVADDLLKRFNIGTSGRWPGACVFWYIDEQNRIRGGQIKLFDEFFHTVKYVIRNGEKRSRTSWVHSAYARRLDQQQTPYPAWLTAYLDEQNDVQKSPCLFGLPQLATAPIDKPVAIVEAPKTAVISTPYFPDFIWMAVGALSYLNADRMAPLRGRRIELFPDLSKDRSAFDRWNRIAGELLGHGFQITVSTYLEDNATQDEKAAGLDLADFLLEQWEGYPPDWEE; encoded by the coding sequence ATGACGGCTACTTCGTTTCGCTATCATTTACCAAAAAAGGCAATCAAATCGGATTGTCCGGACTGCGGCCCTAAACATCGCAAAACGTTAAGTCGGTACATTGATTCGCTGACGGGCGAGCCTTTGCCCGACATTTATGGACGCTGCGACCGCGAAAGTAACTGCGGCTATCACCTTAACCCGTACCACAAAGGGCCATCCGGTTTGTCTTATCACGATGAGATGAAGAACCGGGAGCGCCAGGAACCAATTCCTAAAGACTGGTTCAGGACCGCCGCCCGCCAGAAGCACAACGGAGAAACGAAGCAGCGCATCATTACCAACCTGATCCGACTTCAACACGCCACACCCGAACAAGCCGAACGGGTGGCCAATTTTCTCTTTGACGGGCCGGTGGCGTCTTCAAGTGGACCAACACCGCCTGCTGGACCAACCCCTGTTTTCACAATTCCTGACGAGTTGCTCAAGCAATCGCTAGGCCACTACGAACGCAATCAGTTTGCCATTTTACTACGGCGTCATTTCGGCACAAATGTCGCTGATGACTTATTGAAACGGTTCAACATTGGCACGTCCGGGCGTTGGCCGGGAGCCTGTGTTTTCTGGTATATTGACGAGCAAAACCGCATCCGGGGCGGGCAGATTAAACTGTTCGATGAGTTCTTCCATACCGTCAAATACGTCATCAGGAACGGTGAAAAACGAAGCCGTACCAGTTGGGTTCATTCGGCCTATGCCCGCCGACTCGACCAGCAGCAAACGCCTTATCCGGCCTGGTTGACGGCTTATCTGGATGAGCAGAACGATGTGCAGAAGTCACCCTGTCTGTTTGGCTTGCCCCAGCTCGCAACCGCTCCGATAGACAAACCCGTAGCGATTGTGGAAGCTCCCAAAACAGCGGTAATCAGCACGCCTTATTTTCCTGATTTTATCTGGATGGCGGTAGGTGCTTTATCGTACCTGAATGCCGACCGCATGGCACCACTGCGAGGTCGCCGGATTGAATTGTTTCCCGACCTGTCTAAAGACCGCAGCGCCTTTGACCGCTGGAATCGCATCGCTGGCGAACTGCTAGGACATGGTTTTCAGATTACCGTTTCTACCTATCTGGAGGACAACGCGACCCAGGACGAAAAAGCAGCCGGTTTAGACCTGGCCGATTTCCTGCTGGAACAATGGGAAGGCTACCCACCGGATTGGGAAGAATAA
- a CDS encoding YgiQ family radical SAM protein: MIERPLTDWLPLTMKEVEKRGWDEVDVVLVSGDAYVDHPAFGTAVIGRIMESEGFRVAIIAQPNWKDDLRDFKKFGKPKYFFGVTAGCMDSMVNHYTANKRLRSNDSYTPGGEAGFRPDYATIVYTNILKQLYPDVPVLLGGIEASLRRVTHYDYWKDQLMPSILVDAKADMLVYGMGEQPLREILKLARKGVPFSSMRNINQVAYLHDASTELRDYNNWSTVELASHEVCLEDKIKYAANFKIVEVESNKWQANRITQNVGNQVLVINPPFKTMEEAEIDKSFDLPYTRLPHPKYKKRGPIPAYDMIKFSVNMHRGCFGGCSFCTISAHQGKFIASRSEESVLKEVDEITKHPEFKGYISDLGGPSANMYKMKGKDESICARCQSPSCIHPVICSNLDTSHKPLTELYRKVDANPAIKKAFVGSGVRYDLLVDDFNKNNQDGNHDEYMEQLTTRHVSGRLKVAPEHTSDDTLRIMRKPSFKYFKLFKKKYDQIQEKYNLKQPLIPYFISSHPGCEEQDMANLAAETKDLGFQLEQVQDFTPTPMTVAEVIYYSGVHPYTLKPVKTAKTREEKLAQNRYFFWYKSEHKDWIRNRLNKLKRPDLVERLLGSSKKEHTGGKPKFSNNYSGNKKNKF, from the coding sequence ATGATTGAAAGACCCCTTACCGACTGGTTGCCTCTAACAATGAAAGAAGTTGAGAAGAGAGGCTGGGATGAAGTTGATGTTGTGCTGGTGTCGGGGGATGCCTACGTAGATCACCCGGCTTTTGGAACTGCCGTGATTGGTCGCATTATGGAAAGTGAAGGCTTTCGCGTGGCCATTATCGCTCAACCCAACTGGAAGGATGACCTGCGCGATTTCAAAAAATTTGGTAAACCGAAATATTTCTTTGGTGTGACAGCGGGCTGTATGGATTCAATGGTGAATCACTACACGGCCAACAAACGCCTGCGCTCCAACGATTCCTATACACCGGGTGGAGAAGCCGGCTTCCGGCCCGATTACGCTACAATTGTTTACACCAATATCCTGAAACAACTGTATCCCGATGTGCCGGTTTTGCTTGGTGGTATCGAAGCTTCGCTGCGCCGGGTGACGCACTACGACTACTGGAAAGACCAGTTGATGCCGTCGATTCTGGTGGATGCTAAGGCCGACATGCTGGTATACGGCATGGGCGAGCAGCCCTTGCGCGAGATCCTGAAGCTAGCGCGGAAAGGGGTGCCTTTTTCGTCCATGCGGAACATCAATCAAGTGGCTTATCTGCACGATGCCAGTACGGAATTGCGCGATTACAACAACTGGAGTACAGTTGAACTGGCGAGCCATGAAGTCTGTCTGGAAGATAAAATTAAATATGCGGCTAACTTCAAAATCGTTGAGGTTGAGTCAAATAAGTGGCAAGCCAATCGGATTACCCAAAATGTAGGTAATCAGGTATTGGTGATTAATCCGCCGTTCAAGACGATGGAGGAAGCCGAAATTGACAAATCGTTTGATTTGCCGTACACGCGGTTGCCGCACCCGAAATACAAAAAACGTGGTCCGATCCCGGCCTACGATATGATCAAATTCTCGGTCAACATGCACCGGGGTTGTTTTGGAGGTTGTAGTTTCTGTACGATTTCGGCGCACCAGGGCAAGTTCATTGCGTCACGAAGCGAGGAATCAGTACTGAAAGAAGTTGACGAAATTACGAAACATCCGGAGTTTAAAGGGTACATCTCCGACTTGGGCGGTCCGTCGGCCAATATGTACAAAATGAAGGGAAAGGACGAATCGATCTGTGCCCGTTGTCAAAGCCCAAGCTGTATTCATCCGGTTATCTGCTCAAATCTGGATACTTCGCATAAGCCGCTGACAGAGCTGTACCGGAAAGTGGACGCCAACCCTGCTATTAAAAAAGCGTTTGTAGGTTCGGGAGTTCGGTACGACTTGCTGGTGGATGACTTCAACAAGAATAACCAGGACGGCAACCACGACGAATACATGGAACAGCTCACAACGCGCCACGTGTCGGGGCGGTTGAAAGTAGCGCCTGAGCATACGTCGGACGATACGCTACGGATTATGCGGAAGCCATCGTTCAAGTATTTCAAGTTATTTAAAAAGAAGTACGACCAGATCCAGGAGAAATACAACCTGAAGCAGCCGCTGATTCCGTATTTCATTTCGTCTCATCCCGGCTGCGAGGAGCAGGACATGGCTAATCTGGCCGCCGAAACCAAGGACTTAGGCTTCCAACTCGAACAGGTACAGGACTTTACGCCTACACCGATGACGGTGGCCGAGGTGATTTATTATTCGGGAGTGCATCCTTATACGCTGAAGCCAGTTAAAACAGCGAAAACCCGGGAAGAAAAGCTGGCTCAAAACCGCTATTTCTTCTGGTACAAGTCCGAGCACAAAGACTGGATTCGGAACCGACTGAACAAGCTCAAACGCCCGGATTTAGTGGAGCGGTTGCTGGGTAGTTCAAAGAAAGAACATACAGGGGGCAAGCCTAAATTCTCGAACAACTATTCGGGCAATAAAAAAAATAAGTTTTAG
- a CDS encoding oxygenase MpaB family protein, with translation MSTAVKSSRIFPDKVLTASRLSGDATADTLIAAIASAQGRGGVAEFMRWLGNTKDLSLEQQPQLVAEFMQQHSVLPPWANRQQMERGMRFFERHAAAIGLTLGCYSLPYCYAGADGARVLWLSQRIYNDTQKRLEETGEWLSAVTKRRNWDSNVAIIYTLKVRLLHAAVRWFTLHSGQWDMDWGYPINQEDMAGTNGAFSYIVIRGLRKSGISTTEEEEEAYLHHLNVVGYFMGVQENLLPQNLREAFHLDRAIARRNFQASEQGQALTKSLLTTIENLSPPALRNLPAAQMRFFLGDALADLLGIPAVPLEKRLVGLANSLPFFSKLLTV, from the coding sequence ATGTCTACAGCGGTCAAGTCCAGCCGTATTTTTCCGGATAAAGTATTAACAGCCTCCCGCCTCTCGGGTGATGCAACCGCTGATACGCTTATTGCAGCCATAGCCTCCGCGCAAGGCCGTGGAGGTGTAGCTGAATTCATGCGCTGGTTAGGAAATACCAAGGATTTATCTTTGGAACAACAGCCCCAACTTGTCGCTGAATTCATGCAGCAGCATAGCGTTCTTCCCCCCTGGGCCAACCGGCAGCAGATGGAGCGGGGCATGCGTTTTTTTGAGCGCCATGCCGCAGCAATTGGCCTTACACTGGGTTGTTATTCCCTGCCTTACTGCTATGCGGGTGCTGATGGTGCCCGCGTCTTATGGCTTTCCCAACGGATTTACAACGATACGCAAAAACGGCTTGAAGAAACAGGTGAGTGGCTCTCGGCGGTTACCAAACGGCGAAACTGGGATAGTAATGTAGCCATTATTTATACCCTAAAAGTGCGCTTGTTGCACGCTGCCGTACGTTGGTTTACCCTGCATAGCGGACAGTGGGACATGGACTGGGGTTATCCAATCAATCAGGAAGACATGGCTGGCACGAATGGCGCATTCTCGTACATTGTTATCCGTGGCCTGCGCAAATCGGGTATTTCAACGACCGAGGAGGAAGAAGAAGCCTACCTGCATCACCTCAATGTGGTTGGTTATTTTATGGGTGTTCAGGAAAATCTGTTGCCGCAGAACTTGCGGGAGGCTTTTCACCTGGATCGAGCCATCGCCCGGCGCAATTTCCAGGCTTCAGAACAGGGACAAGCCCTGACAAAATCGTTGTTGACCACCATTGAAAATCTTTCTCCGCCCGCCTTGCGGAACCTCCCGGCGGCTCAAATGCGTTTCTTCCTCGGCGACGCGTTGGCCGACTTGCTCGGTATACCGGCTGTTCCGCTCGAAAAGCGGCTGGTTGGCTTGGCTAACTCGCTCCCATTTTTTTCGAAGTTACTCACTGTCTGA
- a CDS encoding arginine-tRNA-protein transferase: MKGSELDLYLSMGYFRMQQKVFTCCAVLFDNTVCTVHWLRIALSRVNYGKDQLQLLRKNQQFLVTVKPFVLTEQVEALYAEYKSAITFDAPESVEACLFGEADYNLFDTYAVEVRDDTKLIAVGIFDNGARSIAGIMNFYHPAYRKYSLGKYLMLQKINYARDQQKVYYYPGYLANNNPKFNYKLFASEEATEVFDNRHFSWVPFNWETVTIHSADIMSQI; encoded by the coding sequence ATGAAAGGGAGTGAATTGGATTTATACCTAAGTATGGGGTATTTTCGCATGCAGCAAAAAGTGTTTACCTGTTGCGCTGTGCTTTTTGACAATACAGTTTGTACGGTTCATTGGCTGCGCATTGCCCTGTCGCGGGTAAATTACGGCAAGGATCAACTGCAATTGCTGAGAAAAAATCAACAATTTTTGGTAACAGTCAAGCCTTTCGTTCTGACGGAACAGGTGGAAGCGCTTTACGCCGAATACAAAAGCGCCATCACGTTTGACGCTCCCGAATCTGTCGAAGCCTGTTTGTTTGGAGAGGCAGACTATAACCTGTTTGATACGTATGCGGTTGAAGTTCGGGATGATACCAAATTAATTGCGGTGGGCATCTTTGACAACGGCGCTCGAAGCATCGCTGGCATCATGAATTTTTACCATCCGGCGTATCGTAAATACAGCCTGGGAAAATACCTGATGCTCCAGAAAATCAATTACGCCCGCGATCAGCAGAAAGTCTATTACTACCCTGGTTACTTAGCCAATAACAACCCTAAGTTCAACTATAAGCTCTTCGCCAGCGAGGAAGCTACTGAAGTCTTCGACAATCGTCATTTTAGCTGGGTACCTTTTAACTGGGAAACGGTAACTATTCATTCAGCCGACATCATGAGTCAGATTTAA
- a CDS encoding ABC transporter permease, which yields MKFLRQTYESLRFAWQALRSNLLRTTLSLLGVTIGIFSIIAVFTIVDSLEQNIRTSLAGIGDKVVYVQKWPWIFGDGEFQWWKYFQRPEPTVNEYRFLANRMENAEAVVAMDFKGGITVKNGNNSLQCLIQGISLDYNKISEVPIIDGRYFSPQEIDAARNVTVIGADIADGLFPNQSAVGKEFKLNGLKYIVIGVQERKGASLLNFGGNPDNKCLIPISAFAKMFHSAGSGIDIAIKGYQWDEGLAELEGEIRGLMRTRRGIKPLEEDNFAINRPDAAAQAISGLFAVLTLAGWVIGSFSILVGGFGIANIMFVSVKERTNLIGIQKSLGAKNYVILFQFLFEAIFLSLIGGGVGIFLVYLLSFIKLGSLEILLLPGNVALGLGVASIIGIVSGILPALVAARLDPVIAIRSK from the coding sequence TTGAAATTCCTACGTCAGACATACGAAAGTCTCCGGTTCGCCTGGCAGGCCCTGCGCTCGAACTTGCTCCGCACCACCTTATCCCTGCTGGGTGTGACCATTGGTATCTTCTCCATCATTGCCGTCTTCACAATCGTTGACTCCCTGGAGCAGAACATCCGAACCAGTCTGGCCGGTATTGGCGACAAAGTAGTTTATGTCCAGAAATGGCCGTGGATCTTTGGGGATGGCGAATTCCAGTGGTGGAAATATTTTCAGCGCCCTGAGCCTACCGTAAACGAATACCGTTTTTTGGCCAACCGCATGGAAAATGCCGAAGCAGTTGTTGCTATGGATTTTAAAGGAGGTATTACGGTCAAGAATGGCAACAATAGCCTTCAGTGTCTCATTCAGGGCATATCTCTTGACTACAACAAAATTTCGGAAGTGCCCATTATCGATGGCCGCTATTTTTCGCCGCAGGAAATCGATGCGGCCCGCAATGTAACGGTTATTGGTGCCGACATAGCCGATGGCTTATTTCCGAACCAAAGTGCGGTGGGTAAGGAATTTAAACTCAACGGCCTAAAATACATTGTCATTGGCGTTCAGGAACGAAAAGGAGCTAGTTTGCTTAACTTTGGTGGCAATCCCGATAACAAATGCCTGATTCCCATCAGTGCTTTCGCCAAAATGTTTCATTCGGCTGGGTCGGGCATCGATATTGCCATAAAAGGTTACCAGTGGGATGAGGGACTGGCTGAACTGGAGGGGGAAATTCGCGGACTGATGCGCACCCGCCGCGGCATTAAACCACTCGAAGAAGACAACTTTGCCATTAACCGTCCTGATGCCGCGGCCCAGGCTATTTCGGGTCTTTTTGCCGTTCTGACCCTCGCAGGCTGGGTAATTGGTAGCTTTTCCATTCTGGTCGGGGGCTTTGGCATTGCCAACATCATGTTTGTATCCGTGAAAGAACGGACGAACTTGATCGGTATTCAGAAATCGCTCGGCGCTAAAAATTACGTAATCCTGTTCCAGTTTCTCTTCGAAGCCATTTTCCTCAGTCTGATTGGAGGCGGTGTTGGGATCTTTCTGGTTTATTTGCTCTCGTTCATTAAACTGGGTAGTCTGGAAATCCTGCTGTTGCCGGGGAATGTCGCCTTAGGTTTAGGCGTAGCCAGCATTATTGGCATTGTATCGGGCATTCTCCCCGCGTTGGTAGCTGCCCGCCTGGACCCTGTAATTGCCATTCGGTCAAAATAA
- a CDS encoding tetratricopeptide repeat-containing sensor histidine kinase, which translates to MALLLHVSACLFACQTTNKNADHAAYTQQLINKADSLKHTTGLKQATSFLDSAYEHFPAASVLDKYLKYRYLLQSHQQSNKPADHILSESYADSIFRLIRSQPGAMEQYQQEYALTHLYKGDVLRTQKRYKEAYSYYHKGKILMEGLLDTCQSSQYTNRIAVIYYAQADYAKATVYYKQAMQELKHCRGSSDFEYAFVYPQGTLDNIGLCYAARGMADSAMYYYNAALTFIDKNAHKFPNDKEFVATARAVILGNQAKIYQTKGDLKRAEALLKTSIRINSQKKHDNRDAQFSQAKLVEVYFQQKKFDQARLALQDLKTALDTLPNSQAKLQWTNLQWQYFDRMHDIGQSHRYLKSYLALKDTLEREKDREGSIDQTLQRLDNQHQLELFAEEEKLNRLYLLATIMLSVMALTIAFLIWKNWKRSQDNILELKALNQKVTLQNAHMQKALAALEQSHTENTHVMKVVAHDLRSPIAAINMASLLLLEHHNYTAEQREFLEMIKASTTDSMSLINNLLQTNKKADKGHKEWVEFHLLLAYCVNLLKFKADEKRQSLELQIEPVTIFVDREKIWRVLSNLIANAIKFSPTGTTINIRLTCLDNSIQVAVEDHGIGIPNELKEKVFDMFTEAKRPGTAGEQPFGLGLAISKQIVEAHQGKLWFESSPVTGTTFYVELPLTQFSPDLVATSSGENH; encoded by the coding sequence ATGGCGCTGCTTCTCCACGTAAGTGCCTGTCTGTTTGCCTGTCAGACAACGAACAAGAATGCTGACCACGCGGCTTACACCCAGCAATTAATCAATAAAGCCGATAGCCTGAAACACACCACAGGTCTAAAACAGGCTACTTCCTTTCTGGATTCAGCTTACGAACACTTTCCGGCGGCCAGCGTCCTGGACAAGTACCTAAAATACAGATACTTGCTCCAATCTCACCAACAAAGTAACAAACCAGCAGATCATATCCTTAGTGAGAGCTATGCGGACAGTATTTTTAGGCTTATTCGTAGTCAGCCGGGAGCGATGGAGCAATACCAGCAAGAGTATGCGCTAACGCATTTGTACAAAGGTGACGTTTTACGTACGCAAAAAAGATACAAAGAGGCGTATTCGTATTACCACAAGGGCAAAATCCTCATGGAAGGTTTGCTGGATACGTGTCAGAGCAGCCAGTATACAAATCGCATTGCGGTTATATATTACGCGCAGGCCGACTATGCAAAAGCAACGGTTTATTACAAGCAGGCTATGCAGGAGTTAAAGCATTGCCGTGGAAGCTCCGACTTTGAGTATGCTTTTGTTTACCCCCAAGGAACACTGGATAATATTGGACTTTGTTATGCCGCCCGGGGCATGGCTGACAGCGCCATGTATTATTACAACGCCGCCTTGACCTTTATTGACAAAAACGCGCATAAGTTTCCAAATGACAAGGAATTTGTGGCTACGGCCAGAGCGGTAATTCTGGGAAATCAGGCAAAAATTTACCAGACCAAAGGCGATCTTAAGCGTGCCGAAGCCCTGCTGAAAACCAGCATCCGTATTAATTCGCAAAAGAAACATGATAACCGGGACGCCCAGTTTTCGCAGGCCAAACTTGTCGAAGTATACTTCCAACAAAAAAAGTTTGATCAGGCTCGACTAGCGCTTCAGGACTTAAAAACCGCGCTGGATACCCTACCCAATTCGCAGGCAAAACTGCAATGGACTAACTTGCAATGGCAGTATTTCGACAGGATGCACGACATAGGCCAATCACATCGGTACTTAAAAAGCTACCTGGCCCTGAAGGATACGCTTGAACGCGAAAAAGACCGGGAAGGAAGCATCGACCAGACGCTACAGCGGCTGGACAACCAGCACCAGCTTGAATTATTTGCCGAAGAAGAGAAGTTAAACAGGCTTTACCTCCTGGCCACCATTATGCTTTCTGTGATGGCGCTTACCATTGCCTTTCTGATTTGGAAAAACTGGAAGCGATCCCAGGATAATATTCTGGAACTTAAGGCCTTGAACCAAAAGGTTACGCTTCAGAATGCCCATATGCAAAAAGCGCTGGCCGCCTTGGAGCAAAGTCATACCGAAAATACACACGTTATGAAAGTAGTGGCTCATGACTTACGCAGTCCTATTGCTGCTATCAATATGGCTTCGCTCCTGCTGCTTGAACACCATAATTATACGGCTGAACAACGGGAATTTCTGGAAATGATTAAAGCGTCCACAACGGACTCAATGAGCCTGATTAACAATTTATTACAGACTAATAAAAAAGCGGATAAAGGCCATAAGGAGTGGGTAGAGTTTCATTTATTACTGGCTTACTGCGTTAATCTGCTGAAATTTAAGGCAGACGAAAAACGGCAATCTCTTGAGTTACAAATAGAACCCGTTACTATTTTCGTTGATCGGGAAAAAATCTGGCGGGTCCTAAGTAACCTCATTGCTAATGCCATTAAATTCAGCCCTACTGGGACAACAATCAACATACGCCTGACTTGCCTGGACAATTCTATTCAGGTTGCGGTAGAAGACCACGGCATTGGCATTCCCAACGAGTTGAAGGAAAAGGTTTTCGACATGTTCACCGAAGCAAAAAGACCTGGAACGGCGGGCGAACAGCCTTTTGGATTAGGGCTGGCCATTTCCAAACAAATTGTTGAAGCGCATCAGGGAAAATTATGGTTTGAAAGTTCGCCTGTTACAGGAACCACTTTTTACGTCGAACTACCTCTTACTCAATTCTCTCCTGATCTAGTAGCAACCAGTTCAGGAGAGAATCACTAG
- a CDS encoding GNAT family N-acetyltransferase — MHSTSTLLPKAGLRMGPVNPNDFQKLTDVWEASVRATHHFLTEDDLLLFKRLIREQYLFQVDLTCIREEKGQILGFLGVADDKIEMLFVHPAFFRQGIGKALANYAVDTLKLSKVDVNEQNQQALDFYLRLGFLVKSRSSLDGMGKPYPLLHLEMPSKQLN; from the coding sequence ATGCATTCAACGAGTACGCTTCTTCCCAAAGCTGGCCTGCGGATGGGCCCGGTAAACCCCAATGATTTTCAAAAGCTTACAGATGTCTGGGAAGCGTCTGTGCGGGCTACCCATCATTTTCTGACAGAGGACGATTTGCTACTTTTCAAGCGGCTAATTCGTGAGCAATACCTTTTTCAAGTTGATTTAACCTGTATTCGGGAGGAAAAAGGGCAGATTCTCGGTTTTTTGGGCGTTGCCGACGACAAAATTGAAATGCTGTTCGTGCATCCGGCTTTTTTTCGACAGGGGATCGGAAAAGCTCTGGCTAATTACGCCGTTGATACACTGAAGTTGAGTAAAGTAGACGTGAATGAGCAAAACCAGCAGGCGCTTGATTTTTACCTGCGTCTGGGTTTTTTGGTAAAAAGCCGTTCCTCGTTGGATGGTATGGGCAAACCGTATCCCTTGCTACATTTGGAGATGCCTAGCAAGCAACTTAACTAG
- a CDS encoding LytR/AlgR family response regulator transcription factor produces MKKDILVYLTGEGNYTWLHYLDGNKHLTAQTLKFLQTLLPNYIRIHKSILVNPACIRMIRAFPDSLSGAVVLHDGTELPVSRRRWASMRGQLMRTHYSMKPAYS; encoded by the coding sequence ATGAAAAAAGATATACTAGTTTATTTGACCGGCGAGGGCAACTATACGTGGCTGCATTATTTGGACGGTAATAAACACCTGACCGCTCAGACGTTAAAGTTCCTCCAGACTCTTCTGCCAAATTACATTCGCATCCACAAAAGTATTCTGGTAAATCCGGCTTGCATTCGCATGATTCGTGCGTTTCCGGATAGCCTGTCAGGTGCGGTTGTGCTACACGACGGCACGGAGCTTCCGGTAAGCCGCCGCCGCTGGGCATCCATGCGGGGGCAATTGATGCGAACGCATTATTCCATGAAACCTGCTTATTCCTGA
- a CDS encoding cysteine-rich CWC family protein, which produces MTKHAAESCSRCNQLFTCKVNSILKCDCLAINLTRQETEYIRELTTLDYDGECLCLQCLYELKAAYQQAAESANLLRK; this is translated from the coding sequence ATGACCAAACATGCTGCTGAAAGTTGCTCTCGGTGCAACCAGCTTTTTACCTGCAAAGTCAATTCGATCCTCAAGTGCGACTGTTTAGCAATTAATCTGACGCGGCAGGAAACCGAATACATCCGGGAACTGACCACGCTGGACTATGATGGCGAGTGCTTGTGCCTCCAATGTTTGTATGAGCTAAAAGCAGCTTATCAACAAGCTGCTGAGAGTGCAAATTTGCTGCGTAAGTAA
- the mnmE gene encoding tRNA uridine-5-carboxymethylaminomethyl(34) synthesis GTPase MnmE, whose product MLQQEPIAALATAPGIGAIAVIRVSGDKAIEVTNRIFRGKNLLEQPSHTVHFGTIRDTENVIIDEVLVAVFRSPASFTKEDVVEISCHGSDYIIRQILRLLLKEGVRMAQPGEFTQRAFLNGQFDLVQAEAVADLIAADSEATHRTALTQLRGGFSKKLKELRQQLIDFAALIELELDFGEEDVEFARRDDLRRLVLAIQRVLRPLIDSFSVGNAIKNGVPTVIVGKPNAGKSTLLNALLNEEKAIVSNIPGTTRDLIEDELFIDGIRFRFIDTAGLREATDAIEAIGVERTKQQLAKASIVIYLFDAAEMELSELSEIEQDLQQRAVPYLLVANKTDKLAQDELHNWQLHFGDQLVPIQANTGKNIPEMTQQLVRFVKTNAQTSSNTVVTNMRHFEHLSQTEAALSRVLDGLDTDVSPDWLVMDIRDALRHLGELTGEITTDDLLETIFSRFCIGK is encoded by the coding sequence ATTCTCCAACAAGAGCCCATTGCTGCGCTTGCTACCGCGCCGGGCATTGGTGCCATTGCCGTTATTCGTGTCTCGGGCGATAAAGCTATTGAGGTTACCAACCGAATTTTTCGCGGTAAAAATTTACTTGAACAGCCTTCGCATACCGTTCATTTTGGTACAATTCGGGATACTGAGAATGTTATTATTGATGAAGTTTTAGTAGCTGTTTTCCGTAGTCCAGCTTCGTTTACCAAAGAAGATGTGGTCGAAATTTCGTGTCACGGCTCAGACTATATTATTCGGCAGATTCTGCGTTTGCTCCTGAAAGAAGGCGTTCGGATGGCCCAGCCGGGGGAATTTACGCAACGCGCCTTTTTGAATGGGCAGTTTGATTTGGTGCAGGCCGAAGCTGTTGCCGACCTGATTGCTGCCGATTCGGAAGCGACGCACCGGACAGCCTTGACACAATTGCGGGGCGGTTTCTCGAAAAAACTAAAAGAGCTTCGTCAGCAACTCATTGATTTTGCGGCTCTTATTGAATTGGAGCTGGATTTCGGGGAAGAAGATGTTGAATTTGCCCGTCGTGACGACCTGCGCCGTTTGGTGCTGGCTATTCAACGCGTTTTACGGCCTTTGATTGACTCTTTTTCGGTTGGTAATGCCATCAAAAACGGGGTTCCAACCGTAATCGTTGGAAAGCCCAATGCGGGCAAATCAACGCTTTTGAATGCCTTACTTAACGAGGAGAAAGCTATCGTATCCAACATTCCGGGCACAACACGGGATTTAATTGAAGATGAGTTATTTATCGACGGAATCCGGTTCCGCTTTATTGATACAGCCGGCCTTCGGGAGGCCACCGATGCTATCGAAGCCATCGGGGTCGAACGGACTAAACAGCAACTTGCCAAAGCATCAATTGTTATCTATCTTTTCGATGCGGCAGAAATGGAACTGTCGGAGTTATCCGAGATTGAGCAAGACCTACAACAGAGGGCGGTTCCCTACCTGTTAGTTGCTAATAAAACCGATAAATTAGCTCAGGATGAACTACATAACTGGCAGCTTCACTTTGGTGATCAGCTCGTTCCTATTCAAGCAAATACGGGCAAAAATATTCCTGAGATGACCCAGCAGCTGGTTCGTTTCGTTAAAACGAACGCCCAAACCAGCAGCAATACGGTGGTTACCAATATGCGTCATTTTGAGCACCTGAGTCAAACGGAAGCCGCACTCAGCCGCGTGCTTGATGGCCTTGACACGGACGTTAGCCCCGACTGGCTCGTCATGGATATCCGCGATGCCCTCCGGCATCTAGGCGAACTAACCGGCGAAATTACTACGGATGATTTACTGGAAACAATTTTCAGTAGATTCTGTATTGGGAAGTAA